GCGCCACTCAAGGTGCTTGGCATCGATGTCATGCGCGCGGCACATATTGCGCCTGACCTGATCGGCGTGCCGGACAGCCAACGACCTTTCGACACTCTCGCCGACGATGCGATTTTTCTGTCCCCTGCTGCGCAGGAATGGCTGCAAGCGCAGCCGGGCGGACAACTGGCGCTGCAGAACGGCACCGGCATCGTTACCCTGCGGGTGGCCGGCGGCCTGGTGCGCGCACGGCCCGGGCAACGCATCGCAGTGATGGATATCGGCGCCGCCCAATGGCGCTTCCAGCGCCTTGGAAAATTGTCGCGCATCGACATCAAGCTGCAGCAAGGCGTTAATCGTTCCGCATTCAAACAGGCGTTGCAGGCACAGCTGGCGGACACCTTTCAAGTCTCGGAGAGCCAGGACCAGGACAGCCGCACCAACAACATGTCGCGCGCCTATCGCGTCAACCTCAGCGTGCTGGCGCTGGTAGCCCTGTTCACTGGCGCTTTCCTGGTGTTTTCGACCCAGGCGCTATCGGTCATCCGGCAGCGCCCGCAATTTGCGTTGCTGCGCGTGCTGGGCTGGCAGCGTGCCCAATTGCTGCGCCAGGTGCTGTTGGAAGGCAGCTTGCTCGGCGTACTGGGCGCCCTGCTGGGGCTGATGCTGGGTTATGCATTGGCGGCCACGGCGCTGCATTTTTTTGGCGGCGACCTCGGTGGAGGCTACTTCCGCGGTGTGCAGCCGAGCGTGCAGTTTGATTTGCCAGCTGCCCTATTTTTCTTCGCGCTCGGCACCGGCATTGCCCTGCTGGGCAGCCTGGCTCCGGCATTGGAAGCCGCACGTGCACGCCCGGCGGCAGCGTTGAAATCAGGCAGCGAAGAGGCCGCTCTGACCCGACTGGCAACTCCTTTTCCCGCACTGGCTTGCCTGTTGCTGGGCGGGCTGCTGACACAATTGCCGCCTGTGTTCGACCTGCCGGTATTCGGCTATATCGCAGTGGCGTTGCTGCTGATCGGCGGCATTGGGCTTATGCCACGCGTGGCCGCACTGGCTTTCACAGCGCTGCAAAGAGTGATGCTGGGACGTCATCTCAGTGCAGTGCCTACCTTGGCGTTGGCGCGCCTGGCCAACGTTCCCGGACAGGCTTCGATTGCGCTGGGCGGCGTGCTGTCGAGCTTCAGCCTGATTGTGGCCATGGCGATCATGGTCTCTAGTTTCCGCGTCTCGGTCGACGATTGGGTGCAACAGCTTCTGTCAGCGGATATTTATGTGCGCACCGCCGGGGGCGGTGAAACCGGCGCCATGGGCCCGACCGAACAGCAAGCGCTGGCCGCAGTGCCAGGCGTGGCGCACGCCACATTCCTGCGCAGCGCGAGCTTGGCCCTTGATCCGGCCAGGCCGCCGGTAACCCTGATCGCACGCATGATCGACGCCGGCGATCCGGGCCGCACCTTGCCGCTCAGCGGCGCACCGTTAACGCCGGCCGCCCTTGCTTCCGCCAGCGCTGCCGGCGCCCTGCCAATCTGGGTTTCTGAAGCAATGGTCGACTTGTATGGTTACCGGCTCGGCCAGCGTGTCATGCTGCCGATCGGCGGCCAGCGCCATGCCTTCGTGGTGGCTGGCATCTGGCGCGATTATGCGCGGCAG
This DNA window, taken from Collimonas arenae, encodes the following:
- a CDS encoding ABC transporter permease, coding for MQAADPTTKKPANPMRTLARWLLLGEWRAHPVRALVAIIAIALGVALGYGVELINGAAFNEFSAAARSLSGQSDLQVRGAQGLFDEKIYPQLATHDGVALASPALELDVTVPGQHAPLKVLGIDVMRAAHIAPDLIGVPDSQRPFDTLADDAIFLSPAAQEWLQAQPGGQLALQNGTGIVTLRVAGGLVRARPGQRIAVMDIGAAQWRFQRLGKLSRIDIKLQQGVNRSAFKQALQAQLADTFQVSESQDQDSRTNNMSRAYRVNLSVLALVALFTGAFLVFSTQALSVIRQRPQFALLRVLGWQRAQLLRQVLLEGSLLGVLGALLGLMLGYALAATALHFFGGDLGGGYFRGVQPSVQFDLPAALFFFALGTGIALLGSLAPALEAARARPAAALKSGSEEAALTRLATPFPALACLLLGGLLTQLPPVFDLPVFGYIAVALLLIGGIGLMPRVAALAFTALQRVMLGRHLSAVPTLALARLANVPGQASIALGGVLSSFSLIVAMAIMVSSFRVSVDDWVQQLLSADIYVRTAGGGETGAMGPTEQQALAAVPGVAHATFLRSASLALDPARPPVTLIARMIDAGDPGRTLPLSGAPLTPAALASASAAGALPIWVSEAMVDLYGYRLGQRVMLPIGGQRHAFVVAGIWRDYARQTGAIQLRLSDYQRLSGDNQVSDAALTLQPGADANTVIGAMRRLPFGAALEFSQPGDIRATTLKIFDRSFAVTYLLEIVAIVIGLFGVAATFSAQTLARTREFGMLRHVGITRRQILAMLALEGGLLTALGMAVGFVLGWSVSLILVFIVNPQSFHWTMDLHMPWRGLGAVALLLLLSAGATALLAGLRAVSIDAVRAVREDW